The segment CTCGAAATATCGTGTGTTGAAAAATATCAAAAGGTGCTGTTAATTCGGTATTGTAGACACCATCCATGATGAGAAACGCCACATTATATCTATTTGGTTCTAACTCTGGAAGCACTTTGTTACTGGACATTTCGTCTCTCAGTATCTCATTATTTTTATCTGCTTTTTTCTCTTCAGAAGTATTACAAGTAAATAGGAGACTTAAGATTAATATATAAATTAGGTGCTTCATTTTTAATTATTCATTGATACGCCAAGGTGGGTTTTTTCGGTGTTGTCCTGCCGAATATAAAATAATCTGATTCCCATCTGGATCTTCCAAATGTGCTTCATGCCATAACCACGATTTTGCTGCCAGTTCACTAGTAAAGATAATTCCTTTTTTCTTAAGATATATAGCGAGGTCATCTAGATCTTCATGCTCAAAATATACAATGACACCATTGCCATAGGGTAATTCTTCGACCTTATGAATCGAGAACGTTGCATCTCCGTCGGGACATTCAAATCGAACATAGTCAGGTAGAGCGTCTACAATAAGCTTAAGGCCGAGTGTTTTGTAAAAGGTAGAAGCTTTTTCTACATCAATTGATGGTATGGTAACTTGATTTAAATTCATATTAAGTCGTGTTGCGTTTCAAATACCTTTGCAAGAATATTAATAATACTACACAGAGTACTGCTAAGAAGGTTACAATAAACCACGTATTATTAAAACCAAGATAATTAATTAGCTGCATACCTGCATTGTGACCAAAAATATGCGCTACCGAGAAAGCCATAACATACATCGCCATATATTCGCCCTGATTGCCTCTTTTCGCGCGTTCAATAGCGAATGCATTGGAGAATGGGAATGTAATCATTTCACCTATAGTCATAAATAGCATACCAACGATTAATATGCCTATCCATGAGGTGAACGTCAGTATGACAAAACTAATACCAACTAAAACGGCTCCAAATAGCATGAGCCCTGTTTTGGAATAGCTACTGTTTTCTAACCACTTGATGAGTGGCATTTCCAAAATAAAAATGACTAACCCATTAAGGCCAAGAAGCAAGCCGATCTCAAATTCTGTGAGTCTGTGTACTTCTTTATAGTATAATGGCATGGTAGAAAAATATTGTAGAAATATAATCCCAAATAGTACCATTGCGATAAAGAATATCCAAAACGGTTTGTCTTTATAAACCGACTTCGGATTGTCTACTTTGAACTCATCCAATGGTTTAGAAACTTTAGGATTTAAAACTTTTACTAATAAGATAGTTGCTAAAATACACGTAATGCCATCAATCCAAAATAGACCATCATAACCAATAGTTGTTATAATCAATCCTCCAACTGCTGGACCCGCTGAAAAACCTAGATTAATAGCTAATCGTATAAGTGTTACTGAGCGTGTTTTGTTTTCGGCTTTACTGTAAGCACTCATAGCAACAAACATCGCCGGACGAAACGTGTCTGCTACGGCCATTACCAAGAAGATTCCAATACAAAGGGATGCAAAGGTGTCAAGAAATTGAAGCGTAATAAAAAGCACTCCCGTTGATAGTAAACTTCTCACCATTACTTTATAATACCCTATAATGTCGGTTAATTTACCACCAATCCATGTGCCGACTACAGAGCCTAAACCAAAGGCCGACATAATCCATCCTACATCACTAAACGAAAACTGTAAATTATCTGTTAGATACAATGATAGAAATGGAATGACCATGGTGCCTGCTCGATTTATAAGTGTAATTAAAGCGAGCCACCATACCTCTCTAGATAGGCCTTTAAACGTGTTGAAGTAATTTCTAAATAAAGTTCTCATTGTAATTGATTTGACTCTAAGTTTAGAATCAGCTTGGTTTATTAATGTAAAAAGTCCGACGATATTGTCGGACTTTTTATGATTGGTTGGTTAAATAATTATAACATCATTTTATATAGCGTGTCCGACTCTTAAAAAAAGAGGTTTGTCCTTGCTTATATGTAATGACGCAGTTGTTCATTTTATCTTTAATTATGAATCAAAGCTAAGAAAAAAAACTTTAAGTTGTATTTTTGATTTGAAAACTAGCATTATGAAACACTTTTTATTATTATTTCTATTCATATCTACTTTGAGTTGTGCTCAAAATAAACGTCCAATTTCAGGAGACACTGAGTTTCAACAAGAAATCAATGCAGAGTATAAGGATGCCACAACATCGCCTTTAAAGGATAAGGACAGAAAAAACTTTAAAGGTTTAGAATTCTTTAAGTTTGATTCTACATTTGTTGTAAAGGCAACATTTAAAAGAACACCAAATGAAGAGGTTTTTAAAATGAAAACAACGACGAGTCGCTTACCCGAATATGTTAAGTATGGTGTTATTACTTTTGAACTCAATGGGAGATCACATGAACTAAACATTTATCAAAATCAGGGTTTGATTAAGACAGAAGAATATGTAGATTACTTATTTCTGCCTTTTTTAGATAATACTAATGGTGAAGAGAGTTATGGAGGTGGTCGTTATATTGATATGAGAATTCCTGAAGGCGATGAACTCGTTATTGATTTTAACAAAGCTTATAATCCGTATTGCGCTTATAATGAGCGTTATTCATGTCCGATTGTTCCAAGAGAAAACTATTTAGACCTCGACATTAGAGCTGGTGTAAAAGCATTTGATAAGCATTAAGATTTCACAAGATACATTCCGAAGAATACGGCAAGAAATCCAATAACAAAACTAGCGATTGTATAAAGTGCAAAGGATGTAAAATCTCCAGATTTTAGCAATACATGATTCTCGTAGGCGAAGGTAGAGAATGTGGTAAATCCGCCACAGAATCCTGTTGCCAACAATAAAGTTTGATTCGTGTTGAGGGTGTCATTTTTGGCGGCAAGTCCGAGAATAATTCCAATGAGAAGACTCCCAATGATATTAGCAGCAAATGTTCCATAAGGTATTCCAGAGTCATGACTATTGAAGTGTCTTCCGATAATAAACCGAAGCACACTTCCAAAGCCTCCACCTACAAATACGAGTAAGAGTTGTTTCATTAGTTAACGGCTAAGTAGATTTCTGTAATCCAATTTGCGGGATTTGGTGTAGACATTGGATCGGTAAGATAAACTTCAATCATTGGTCCAGATTCGATAAGTTCTAAATTATTTTGAGCGATATATTTCATGGTTTGATCCCACGATTCTTTAAGATTTTCATAGTCACCCCTAAGTTTTGTTTTTACAGCTTTAAATGGTTCGAGTTGCCCTGTTAAAATATTAGCTTCTGATGAGGTCATCTTTGATGTGGTTGGGATGCAGCATGAGAAAATAACGGCATCATTTTCTTCATCCCATTTATGATAAATAACAAAAGGTTTGCCTGCCATGGTGATATTATTTGTAAGCGCATAACCGCCAATTATTGGCATCATTTCCTGCATTTTTTGTTTAAAGTCTGACATTTTACTCGACGCTGTATTATATAAATAAAAACCGCCGCTATGCTGAGTAATGCCTTCAACGTTAATGCTGAATTTTTTCATATCTGCCTGAACAATACTATCGAGTTTATAAAGCCCTCTTTCAAAATCGGGACCTGTGTTTGTTTCTATTGAACCAGAAAAGGCCACATATAGTTTGGTCATAAAGTCTTGTTCACCAGCCATCGCCCATGTCACCTTTGTGCCGTCTTGGGTAGGTTCAAATGTCCAATGAATTTTGGAAGTCGATTCAAAAGGTTTTAAAAAGTCAATTTGCTGCTCTATAGCTTTATTTGAAACGGTTTTTAGGGTTTGCATACGTCCTTCACCTAAGATTTCACCTTCCCATGCATATCCCGCGTTTATACCAGAGGTTTTATCTTCATAGCTAAGTATGGCATTGGTGTCTTGTTCAATCCAAGGTGAAAATCTAGGCCACTCTTTGTAATCATTGACGATATCATAAACCACAGAAGTTGGTGCTTTGATAGTTCGACTTCGATTGAACGCATAGTCATTAGGTTGCACAGCAACATAAATGGCGAATCCAATAAAAAAAATCAGCAAAAGAAAGATGATATACTTAATAGCTTTCATAGAGATGGATGTCGTAATAATATTTAGGTAATCAAAGATAATCAATTTTAGGAGATGTTATTAAATGTTTACATTTGTGAGACAACTTTTAAATAATTAACAATGAAATTAAAATTTATTCTAGTTCTGTCAATTTTAGCTGGTTTTATGTTCTCATGTGTAGGAGATAAAAAAAGTGATTTGCCAGAAACTGCTATTGTAGAAAAAACTGAAGAATTTAACTACAACGTCGAGCAATTTGCCGATATTAAAATTTTACGCTATCAAATTCCAGGATGGGAAAACCTGACACTTAAAGAACAAAAATTAGTGTATTACCTAACGCAAGCTGGATTAGCTGGTCGTGACATCATCTGGGATCAAAATTACAGACATAACCTTAAAATCAGAAAAGCTTTAGAAAATGTTTATGCGACTTATTCTGGAGATAAAACAACTCCCGAATGGCAAGCTTTTGAAACTTATATGAAACGTGTATGGTTTTCTAATGGTATTCATCATCACTATTCAAATGATAAACTAAAACCTGGGTTTACGGATGATTACCTAAAAGGGGTATTGACTGAAACCAATACCACTTTAGAAGAAGATGCATTTAATGTCATTTTTAATGATAAAGACGCTAAGAAAGTGAATCTCACTAAAGACGTTGATAACGTTTTATTATCTGCAGTAAATTTTTACGGACCAGATGTGACGACAGCTGATGTAGAGAATTTTTACAAAGCTAAGGTGTCTCCAGATCCAAAAAAGCCTTTGTCTTATGGTTTAAACTCGCAATTGGTTAAAGAAAATGGAGTCCTAACAGAACGCATGTATAAATCAGGAGGTTTATATGGTGAAGCAATAGATGAAATTATCAAATGGTTAGAACGAGCCCAAGGTGTAGCCGAAAATGAGGCGCAAGGTGAAGCACTAGGTTTGTTAATTGAATATTATAAAACTGGAGACCTTCAAACATGGGACGATTATAATGTGGCTTGGACAGCTGCAACAGATGGAAATATTGATTACATCAACAGTTTTATTGAAGTGTATAATGATCCAGCGGGTTACAGAGGGTCTTATGAAACAATCGTGCAGATTAAAGATTTTGATATGTCAGAGAAAATGGCTGTACTATCAGAAAACGCACAATGGTTTGAGGACAATTCACCTTTAATGGATGAACACAAAAAAGATACTGTTGTAGGTGTTACCTATAAAGTTGTAAATGTTGCTGGAGAAGCGGGTGATGCATCTCCTAGCACACCAATTGGAGTTAACTTGCCAAATGCAAACTGGATTCGTGCTGCAGTAGGAAGTAAGTCGGTGTCTTTAGGAAACATAATTCACTCGTACAATAATGCAGGAAGCTCAGGGCGTTTAAAAGAGTTTGTGCACGATGATGAAGAGTATGAACTTGAAAAAAAATATGGTCAGATAGGTGATAAGTTGCATACAGCACTTCATGAAGTTATTGGTCATGCTTCGGGACAATTAAATCCAGGTGTTGGAGAAACTAAAGAAACGCTTAAAAAATACGCATCTACTTTAGAAGAAGGTCGTGCAGATTTAGTTGGTCTGTACTATTTATATAACCCGAAATTACAAGAGTTAGGATTAGTTGATGATTGGAAAGCTGTTGGAAAAGCAGCTTATGACGGTTACATTAGAAATGGGTTGATGACACAATTAATTAGATTGAATTTAGGAGATGATGTAGAAGAAGCACACATGGTTAACAGACAATGGGTTTCTGCCTGGGCGTTCGAGCAAGGCAAAGCCGAAAATGTTATTGAGAAAGTCACTAGAGATGGTAAAACCTATTTTAATATTAACGATTATGATAAGCTTCATGAGCTTTTCGGACAATTATTACGCGAAACACAACGTATTAAGTCTGAAGGCGATTATGCAGCAGTGGAAGCTTTGGTTGAAGGTTATGGTGTAAAAGTAGATCAAGCAATACATGCTGAGGTATTAGAACGTAACAAACAATTTACGTCTGCACCTTATAGCGGATTCGTAAATGCGGTCTTAGTTGCTGAAACAGACGATAATGGTGAAATAACGGCTATTAAAGTTACCCAACCGGAATCATTTGATGGACAAATGTTGTCCTATAGTAAGACGTATAGTTTCTTACCTGAAGAAAACTAATTCCCAGAGATTATAATGTAAAGAACAGGATGTAAATACGTTTACATCCTGTTTTTGTATGTGCTTGTTACTAATACTCGTTTTGAATACTTCTTTTAAAGAATGAATAAAATGATGTTATTGTAATTTGATATTGTACAGTTTCCACAATTCTGTTATAATTTGAATTGCAGTCTTATGAAAATAAAAAATCCCCAATTAAGGGGATTTTATAATTTTTTACTGTTTTACAAATCGTTTAGTTGTTTTCATATTATCAGTAGTTACAGAAATTAAATACATACCAGCAGCTAATTGGTCTATGGCAATTGCCGTGATTTCAGCTGATAGTTGTCTTTCAAATAGTAATTTTCCATTGACGTCAAATACTTGTGCAAAGGCATCAGTTCCTGATTGTGTTTGTATCGAAATCCAATCAGTTGCAGGATTTGGGAATATTTTGTATTCTCCATTTTTGAAGTCCTCTGTGCTCAAATTATCTTCAACTGTAACTGTAATATTAGCTCTTACAATGGTCAAGTCAGGCAGCAAAGGATTTGTGATTTCACAATAATAAACACCACTATCGGTTGGTTGGGCATTGACAATGGTATACGTACTTGCATCTGCACCACTTATTGCGGTACCATCTTTAAACCACTGATATTCATTATTCATAGCAGTGTCTTCTCCGTTTCTGTTAATATTTGTATCATCGACATCTAAAACGATATCTACTCCTGGAGGCGACATAATTTCTTCTTCTTGATCTGAAGTACGTTGAGGTGAATAAGTTAATTGACCATAAGAGATACCGTTATTTATTAATGGTTCTAGATCTCCAAAATCAAAAAAGTTATTATCAAGAAAAATAAAAGCTAGTTCAGGATTTGTAAGACCCGTTAAGTCTGGTAACGGACCAGAGAAATCACATTCGAATAAGTTGATTGAACGCAATTCTGTTAAGTTAGAAAAACTTGAAGGTATTTGCCCATCAAAACTACTACGAGCTAACGATAAAATCTTAAGATTTGTTAAGTCCCCAAATGCAGTTGGCATTTGACCTGTAAAGATATTACTAAACCCACTATAATCACCTCCATCAATAGTCAAATCCTCTAGATTTGTTAAAGTTACTAAACTTGAAAGTAGCTCACCTGATAAATTTGTACCAAAAATTCTTATTTCACGCAAATTTATAAGGTTACCAATACTAGTTGGCACTGACCCAGAAATTCCTGTTAATTGAAATCGAAATCTTCTTAATTCACTAAGGTTACCTATACTTGTAGGTATTGGACCGGTTAAATCTGTCTCAATTGCTATATTTAATGTTTCTAAATAAATTAAATCACCAATCTCTGTTGGTAACACACCATTCAAACCGGCATTACCAAAAATATCTATTTGAATTACTTTATTTCCTCTTGTTGTAATAAAATCCCAATTACCAACGGGTTCAGTACTTAACCAATTGGTGCTACTCAACCAGTTAGGTCCATCTGTTGCATTATAAAATGCTATTAAAGCATCTCTCTCTTGCTGGCTTACAGGACCTGTTAAATTTATTAACTTTCGTTCAATAATTAAATCGGGTATTGTACTGCTTGTTATTTCACAGATATATGAATCTAAATCATCCGATTGAATATTAGTTAAATCATATGTTGCACTAGTAGCCCCTGCAATCAATATATCATCTTCAACTCCACGGTCTTTAGACCATTGATAGTTTACATTAGTGCCTGTATCTGGTGTAACAGATAACGTATAATTAGACCCTATTGTTGGTTCAAATTGTATTTCATCATCAACCGTAGTCTGCGAGGTATACCTAAAGTCTGGTATAGTAGAATTATTCGTAAAATGCGTTTCTAAATCACCAAAAGAAAATCTATTACTAGAAATATCGAACTTTTCTAGAGTACTTATTGAACCTAAATCAGGAACTTCTCCAGATAAATTGCAGCTTCTAAAGTCTGCAATTTCTAAAAAAGTAAGGTCTGCAAGTGATGCTGGTAACGTGCCTGTGATACCAAAAGTACCAAGAACTACGGACACAACATGACCATTATCTACTCTAACATTTGTCCAAGTGGACAATGGTGCTGGGGTATTCCAACTAAAACCAAAACCGAAAGGCCAATTAGGACCGTCAGTTGCATTATAGAGATCTATTAGGGCTTGGCGTTCCTCTGGGGTTCCATCTTGATCAATACGTGCATCAATAAGAGATGGTGCTCCAGGCTCATCTCTATTAATAAGCACGTAGTATACTTGGCCTTCAACGATGTTAAATGTAGTTTGTGTGCCAATACTGCATGAGGATGCTAAACTTAATTCAGTATTTAGTGCATTGAGGCTTGGAGCTGTATAGGCGACAAGATAAGCTGTATCTGTAACCGGTGGGGCATTAAAACCTGAATTGCTTAAACGGAAGAACGCGGAACCATTAGTGTTTGCTGTAAATTTATAAAACACAGTTTTAAGACCTGCAAGGTTACAACCACCAGTTTGCCCTCCAGGGTTTACTGCTGCTAAATCAAGACGTAAAGGGTCTTCAATAAAATATTCTGAACCGGTTATTTCAATAGCATTTTCTATTGTATCGTTAGTAGGAGGAGTACCGATAGAAAAAGTAATATTAGACAAAGCATCTGCGTCAGATCGATGCACTTCTATATAATAAGCCTGACCAGAACTCACAGAAACCGATGCGGATTCTGCAATAGCACAATCAGAAGCTAAAACAAGTTGTGATACATCTGTTTGATTTAAATCTGGTGCCGTATAAACAATAATAAAGCTTTGAGTTATTGGTGTACTAATCACATCTGAGATTACACCTGTTAAATTGCCGTCTGCAGTTGCTGTATATTTATAATATACTTTGTTAAAGACCCCTGTCGGACAAGTAGGCGGTTCTTCGTTTGTTGTAGTGGCCAAATCCAAACGTACGTTTGCATCGGTAAAGTTAGGTCCAGTAATTTCAATGGCATTTTCAATCAAATCATTTGCAGGAACTTGTGAAAAAGCAAAAAAGGTTACTAATAGGGCAGTCATACAGAGTAATAATCTCTTCATAATGGGTTGGTTTTAAAGTGTTGAATAATAGCAATTTCCAAAATAGGAAAGTTGGTAATGATAAACAATACTCAAATTGAGTATTTAAATAGGCTGGTTTTTACTGACTTTGCCGATGATTAAAAATATGGTAAACTACAGAATAGATTAAAACGAAAAAATACCCAATACAGGGGATATTTAATATTATGTTTTATTGTGCTATTTCCTGTAAATAGGGATGTTTAATCCAACAAAAATATCAGTAGTTTTTGAACTGTCTGATAATAAATTACTAAAAACAGAGCCAGAACCAACAGTTAGAGGACCGAGTCTCAAGCCCCCTCCAAAAGCAAAATCCCCATATTGTCGTAGACTTAATGGCGCATAAAAACTAAACCATTTAGTCTCAAGTCTTGGTGCTATAGTAAATGAATTAATAATTGAATTATTTAGCTCGTTACCTTTTTTTACCATAGAGAGATTTGCTTGTGCACTAACTAACCATTTTTTTGATAGTCTGTAATCCACTAAAAGGCGTAAGGCCGTTGGTAGTTGTAATTTTGTCTCCTGAGTCACAGTGGTGTTATTATAGTTGTTATCTAAGAACTCCTCGACGTCATCTTCATAGGTGGATGTATCTACCGTATTGTTTAAATCATAACTTTTTATTTCAGTATCCTGATAATTTATGGATCCAATATCGGTTATTGCAAGACCAATTTTTAATTTATACGGGTCACGATATGATGGAATTGAGTCATTTTCTCTGTTGGGATGCCATTGATAGGTAACACCAATGTCTAAACCAATACCACTAGTAAGATTACCAAAATCAAGATCGTCTTCATCAAAATCATTTGTGCTACCATAATTTAGTGTGCCTTTAGTAGTTAAGGATTCAGAAACCGCAGTGTATTGCCCTTCTAATCCAGGACTGTTTATAAATATACCTCCTGCTCCTTGAAGGTATTTTAAGGTTACACCTGCATTTAGAATGTGTTTGGGTTTATTCATTACTTGTCGTCCATAAGCTAACCCTATCTCTGACCAGACATGAATTGTACCACTCAGGTTTGTGGAATTAAAATCAAAATCATCTTCAGATTCGAATTCGTCTTCAATCGTTTCAAATAATTCTCCATTAATATCATTGATATTTACAAAAGCACGACCTCTGGTGATTATTCCTATACTACTTTTTTTATTGATATTAAACATAAATGATGGACCAACAACATCGGCATTCAAGAAAAAGTTATTTGTGTTACTTGGAAATCGTTCTGAATCATTTTCTATATCAAAACCATCGCCACCCAGTATGTCACTAACATTAATTCCGAAGTAGTCACTTCCACCAAAAGTACTCACTGAGAAGAGATTGATATCGGCTCTAAAATTTGAACCTACAACGTTAGCTGGATTACTAGTTACGCCTAGAATGCCCGAATAGTTGTCAACTGTATGACCTATATAGCTTTGACCATTTGAGGTGTTGATAAAGCATAATAAAAGTAACAAAACTAAGAATTGAAAAGATTTCATAGAAATTTTGTAGTTGGTTAATAGCGGGAGAAATTTAAAAAAAATGGATACATGATAAAATACCCATTAAAGGGTATTTTATCATGTATCCTTCTTTATTTAGAATCTGTATTTTTTCTCTAGAGCATAGCGCATCAATTCACCTTTACCTTGAAGCCCTAAGATACGAGCCATGTTTTTTCTATGTGTATCAACGGTATGTATACCAATGAAAAGCTCGTCGGCGATTTCTCTAGACGTTTTACCTAAAGCGATAAGCTCCAAAATTTCAATTTGACGTTTGGTTAAGAGCCCTTTCTTTTTCGAATTGCTCTCTGAATCTAAAACATTGGTGTTAATATTGATGTCAAAATAGGTCTCGCCCGCAGCAACCGTATGAATGGCAATTAAAACTTCTGAAAGTGCAGAATTCTTCAAAATATAACCTGTTGCTCCAGCATCAAACATTTGTTGTATCGCATCGGTTTGATCGAACATGGAGAAGGCCAACACTTTAATATGCGGATTTGATTTTTTAATGTGTTTGGTGGCTTCAATGCCATCCATTTTTGGCATTCTAATATCCGTTAGAACAACCGTTGGCTGTTTTAATTCAACAATTTTTAATAATTCTTCACCATCATTAGCAGTGCCAACAATAGAGATGTTTTCTTCATGTTCTAAGAGTAATTTTATACCATCAATAAGTGATTGATGATCTTCTGCTATGGCCAATCGGATCATAATGGTATATCAATTATTATAGTAGTTCCTTTACTTTTTTCGGATTCTATAGTGAATTTCCCATCCAAATGCGCTATCCGTTTATCAATGCTGCTAATGCCCATGCCAGAGTTTAGTTTTCTAACTCTTTTTGAATCAAAACCTTTGCCGTTATCTTCTACCATAATATTAAAAGTATCATCATGATTTGTTAGATAAATTAAGCCTTTTGTCGCATTGGCATGTTTTATTATATTGGTGATTAACTCTTGTATAATTCTAAAAATTATTATTTCAAGAGGATTGTTTAATCGTTGCTCTAAACCATAATTTTGCACTTCTATTGTTAACCCGTTAATTCCAGATGCGTTATTAGAAAGTTTTTGTACAGCTGGCAATAGACCGTTTTTGGCCATTACACCAGAATTTTTTAAATGTGCCATGGAGCGCACTTCAACATAAGCATCTTCTAATAATGTACTGGTTTTTTTTATAAGATCTTCAGAAGTTTTTAGCTCATTTTGATGCTTAATGAGATATTCAAACTGTAATTTTGCGGCAGAAAGTGTTGCCCCGACACTATCATGTAAATCTGCTGCTAAACGTTCACGTTCTTTTTCTTGTCCAGTGAGCATCGCATCAATTGTTGTAAGCTCCAAATCTTTAAGAATTTTTTCTTTCTCTTCAATTTGTTCTTGACGTTCCTTTTCAGCTTTAAGTTGTTTACGTTTTGTGTTTTTGAAAATTAAAAACGCAAAAAGCGACGTAGCAGCAATACTTCCGGCCCAACCAATAGCAAGATTCACTTTCTCACTGTTCTTCTGTTGAATTTCTTTTTCATGTGCTAACGACAATTTTAGATTTTTTTCTAAATTTAATAAACTGTCTTTAACTCTGTAATTTTCAATTTCCAGTTTCTGGAGCTCTTTTACGGTTCTTACTTCCTGATTGGAATCCCCATATTCTTTAGTTTTTTGATAATGGAATAAACCGCGCTCATAGTCTTTTTTTCCTGTGTACCCCTCAAATAAAAAATAATGACCGGTCATCAGTTCAGATCTGCTAGAAATATTTTCGGCATGAATAAGCGCGTTATGAGCATTTTCTATGAGCTCATCATACTTTTTTCGTTTAAAATAATTAGCTGCTAAGACATTATAACCATTGGCTTGTATATTGTCATTATTAATTGATTTCCCTATCCTTATACCTTCCTTTATGGATTGCATTGCTAAATCATTTTCTTTTTTGATCGTATAACTATGGCCAATATTTAATAGTATTATAGCTTTGGTC is part of the Formosa sp. Hel1_31_208 genome and harbors:
- a CDS encoding DUF5723 family protein — translated: MKSFQFLVLLLLLCFINTSNGQSYIGHTVDNYSGILGVTSNPANVVGSNFRADINLFSVSTFGGSDYFGINVSDILGGDGFDIENDSERFPSNTNNFFLNADVVGPSFMFNINKKSSIGIITRGRAFVNINDINGELFETIEDEFESEDDFDFNSTNLSGTIHVWSEIGLAYGRQVMNKPKHILNAGVTLKYLQGAGGIFINSPGLEGQYTAVSESLTTKGTLNYGSTNDFDEDDLDFGNLTSGIGLDIGVTYQWHPNRENDSIPSYRDPYKLKIGLAITDIGSINYQDTEIKSYDLNNTVDTSTYEDDVEEFLDNNYNNTTVTQETKLQLPTALRLLVDYRLSKKWLVSAQANLSMVKKGNELNNSIINSFTIAPRLETKWFSFYAPLSLRQYGDFAFGGGLRLGPLTVGSGSVFSNLLSDSSKTTDIFVGLNIPIYRK
- a CDS encoding response regulator transcription factor, with protein sequence MIRLAIAEDHQSLIDGIKLLLEHEENISIVGTANDGEELLKIVELKQPTVVLTDIRMPKMDGIEATKHIKKSNPHIKVLAFSMFDQTDAIQQMFDAGATGYILKNSALSEVLIAIHTVAAGETYFDININTNVLDSESNSKKKGLLTKRQIEILELIALGKTSREIADELFIGIHTVDTHRKNMARILGLQGKGELMRYALEKKYRF
- a CDS encoding sensor histidine kinase; the protein is MVFKTAHVTSKLLAFFILLISTSVMCQTKDDDLLKLWRNSEAQDSSRAIAFNKFISNNYVDSKTDSAYILVNTLIRFTKDKNIPHQHADALTTLGNILKTLGDYPKAAEYYKEGLKIYKKTKNKKGEATALNNIGSMYKLSWDLDEALKFYQESKEISTTINDTLAIATSLMNIGNIYNVRYKADIALDYYNESLNLLEAVKNKKTKAIILLNIGHSYTIKKENDLAMQSIKEGIRIGKSINNDNIQANGYNVLAANYFKRKKYDELIENAHNALIHAENISSRSELMTGHYFLFEGYTGKKDYERGLFHYQKTKEYGDSNQEVRTVKELQKLEIENYRVKDSLLNLEKNLKLSLAHEKEIQQKNSEKVNLAIGWAGSIAATSLFAFLIFKNTKRKQLKAEKERQEQIEEKEKILKDLELTTIDAMLTGQEKERERLAADLHDSVGATLSAAKLQFEYLIKHQNELKTSEDLIKKTSTLLEDAYVEVRSMAHLKNSGVMAKNGLLPAVQKLSNNASGINGLTIEVQNYGLEQRLNNPLEIIIFRIIQELITNIIKHANATKGLIYLTNHDDTFNIMVEDNGKGFDSKRVRKLNSGMGISSIDKRIAHLDGKFTIESEKSKGTTIIIDIPL